A genomic window from Syngnathus typhle isolate RoL2023-S1 ecotype Sweden linkage group LG18, RoL_Styp_1.0, whole genome shotgun sequence includes:
- the mpp2b gene encoding MAGUK p55 subfamily member 2b isoform X3, with protein MCVCSEVLVTMAGSLFGRLSLEEGGSAFSLEGLEMKLGEEVMHQALDTLSDSISSTTANDLDLIFLKGIMESPVAHERFEEPKLEAVRENNVELVQDILKELSPLAHRSQAADELVRILKEPHFQSLLETHDSVASKNYETPPPSPCTFMDAALNNQPVPPDAVRMVGIRKVAGEHLGVTFRVESGELVIARILHGGMIDQQGLLHVGDIIKEVNGKEVGNDPKVLQEMLKEASGSVVLKILPSYQEPHTPRQAFVKCHFDYDPSHDTLIPCKEAGLRFCSGDILQIFNQEDLNWWQACHIQGGSAGLIPSQLLEEKRKAFVKRDLELVTSGPLCAGMGGKKKKKMMYLTTKNAEFDRHELRIYEEVAKVPPFRRKTLVLIGAQGVGRRSLKNKLLVLDPQRYGTTIPFTSRKPKVDETDGQMYSFMTRNEMECDIKNGRFLEHGEYDGNLYGTKINSIHEVTEMGKICILDVNPQALKILRTSEFLPYVVFIEAPDFEVLKAMNRSAIESGVVTKQLTDSELKRTVDESERIKRAYGHYFDLCIVNDSLEATFRSLRSAMEKLSNGQQWVPVSWVF; from the exons atgtgtgtgtgtagtgaggTGTTGGTCACTATGGCTGGCAGTCTGTTTGGAAGACTCTCCCTTGAGGAGGGGGGCTCGGCCTTCTCGTTGGAGGGCCTGGAGATGAAGCTTGGGGAAGAAG TCATGCATCAGGCTTTGGACACGCTGAGTGACAGCATCAGCTCGACAACTGCCAACGACCTGGACCTCATCTTCCTCAAAGGCATCATGGAGAGCCCAGTG GCTCACGAGCGCTTTGAGGAGCCCAAGCTGGAGGCGGTGAGGGAGAACAACGTGGAGCTGGTCCAGGACATCCTCAAGGAGCTCAGCCCACTGGCGCACAGGAGCCAGGCAGCCGACGAGCTGGTCCGCATCCTGAAGGAGCCTCACTTTCAG TCGCTCCTGGAGACTCATGACTCCGTGGCCTCTAAAAACTACGAGACTCCGCCTCCCAGCCCTTGTACTTTCATGGACGCAGCCCTTAACAACCAACCGGTGCCGCCTGACGCCGTGAGGATGGTGGGCATCCGCAAGGTGGCCGGCGAGCACCTG GGAGTGACCTTCCGCGTGGAGAGCGGCGAGCTGGTGATCGCCAGAATCCTGCACGGCGGCATGATCGACCAGCAAGGTCTGCTCCACGTGGGGGACATCATCAAGGAGGTGAACGGCAAGGAGGTGGGCAACGACCCCAAAGTCCTGCAGGAGATGCTGAAGGAGGCGAGCGGCAGCGTGGTCCTGAAGATCCTGCCCAGCTATCAGGAGCCACACACACCCAGACAG GCTTTTGTCAAATGTCACTTTGACTACGACCCGTCGCACGATACCCTGATTCCATGTAAAGAGGCTGGACTGAGATTCTGCAGCGGAGACATTCTGCAGATTTTCAATCAGGAAGACCTGAACTGGTGGCAG GCCTGCCACATCCAGGGAGGGAGCGCCGGTTTGATTCCGAGTCAGCTCCTCGAGGAGAAGAGGAAAGCGTTTGTGAAACGAGATCTGGAGCTCGTCACTTCAG GACCTTTGTGTGCTGGAATGGgtggcaagaagaagaaaaagatgatGTATTTAACTACCAAGAACGCAG AATTTGATCGTCACGAGCTGCGGATCTACGAGGAGGTCGCCAAGGTGCCCCCTTTCAGAAGGAAGACGCTGGTTCTGATTGGTGCGCAGGGCGTCGGGCGTCGCAGTCTCAAGAACAAGCTGCTGGTGCTCGATCCTCAGCGGTACGGCACCACCATCCCAT TCACCAGCCGAAAACCAAAGGTTGACGAGACAGACGGTCAGATGTATTCCTTCATGACACGCAACGAAATGGAGTGTGACATCAAAAACGGCCGTTTCCTGGAGCACGGCGAATACGACGGCAACTTGTACGGTACGAAAATCAACTCCATACACGAGGTGACGGAAATGGGAAAGATCTGCATCCTGGATGTCAACCCCCAG GCTCTCAAAATCCTACGGACGTCTGAGTTCCTGCCCTACGTGGTGTTCATCGAGGCTCCCGATTTTGAGGTCCTCAAGGCCATGAACAGGTCGGCGATCGAGTCAGGAGTGGTCACGAAACAGTTAACG GACTCGGAGCTCAAGAGGACGGTGGATGAGAGCGAGCGCATCAAGAGGGCTTACGGACATTACTTTGACCTCTGCATCGTCAACGACAGCCTAGAAGCCACGTTCCGAAGTCTCCGCTCCGCCATGGAAAAACTCTCAAACGGGCAACAGTGGGTGCCTGTCAGCTGGGTCTTTTGA
- the mpp2b gene encoding MAGUK p55 subfamily member 2b isoform X1, translated as MPVATTFSDTVMHQALDTLSDSISSTTANDLDLIFLKGIMESPVAHERFEEPKLEAVRENNVELVQDILKELSPLAHRSQAADELVRILKEPHFQSLLETHDSVASKNYETPPPSPCTFMDAALNNQPVPPDAVRMVGIRKVAGEHLGVTFRVESGELVIARILHGGMIDQQGLLHVGDIIKEVNGKEVGNDPKVLQEMLKEASGSVVLKILPSYQEPHTPRQAFVKCHFDYDPSHDTLIPCKEAGLRFCSGDILQIFNQEDLNWWQACHIQGGSAGLIPSQLLEEKRKAFVKRDLELVTSGPLCAGMGGKKKKKMMYLTTKNAEFDRHELRIYEEVAKVPPFRRKTLVLIGAQGVGRRSLKNKLLVLDPQRYGTTIPFTSRKPKVDETDGQMYSFMTRNEMECDIKNGRFLEHGEYDGNLYGTKINSIHEVTEMGKICILDVNPQALKILRTSEFLPYVVFIEAPDFEVLKAMNRSAIESGVVTKQLTDSELKRTVDESERIKRAYGHYFDLCIVNDSLEATFRSLRSAMEKLSNGQQWVPVSWVF; from the exons ATGCCCGTGGCAACGACTTTTTCTGATACCG TCATGCATCAGGCTTTGGACACGCTGAGTGACAGCATCAGCTCGACAACTGCCAACGACCTGGACCTCATCTTCCTCAAAGGCATCATGGAGAGCCCAGTG GCTCACGAGCGCTTTGAGGAGCCCAAGCTGGAGGCGGTGAGGGAGAACAACGTGGAGCTGGTCCAGGACATCCTCAAGGAGCTCAGCCCACTGGCGCACAGGAGCCAGGCAGCCGACGAGCTGGTCCGCATCCTGAAGGAGCCTCACTTTCAG TCGCTCCTGGAGACTCATGACTCCGTGGCCTCTAAAAACTACGAGACTCCGCCTCCCAGCCCTTGTACTTTCATGGACGCAGCCCTTAACAACCAACCGGTGCCGCCTGACGCCGTGAGGATGGTGGGCATCCGCAAGGTGGCCGGCGAGCACCTG GGAGTGACCTTCCGCGTGGAGAGCGGCGAGCTGGTGATCGCCAGAATCCTGCACGGCGGCATGATCGACCAGCAAGGTCTGCTCCACGTGGGGGACATCATCAAGGAGGTGAACGGCAAGGAGGTGGGCAACGACCCCAAAGTCCTGCAGGAGATGCTGAAGGAGGCGAGCGGCAGCGTGGTCCTGAAGATCCTGCCCAGCTATCAGGAGCCACACACACCCAGACAG GCTTTTGTCAAATGTCACTTTGACTACGACCCGTCGCACGATACCCTGATTCCATGTAAAGAGGCTGGACTGAGATTCTGCAGCGGAGACATTCTGCAGATTTTCAATCAGGAAGACCTGAACTGGTGGCAG GCCTGCCACATCCAGGGAGGGAGCGCCGGTTTGATTCCGAGTCAGCTCCTCGAGGAGAAGAGGAAAGCGTTTGTGAAACGAGATCTGGAGCTCGTCACTTCAG GACCTTTGTGTGCTGGAATGGgtggcaagaagaagaaaaagatgatGTATTTAACTACCAAGAACGCAG AATTTGATCGTCACGAGCTGCGGATCTACGAGGAGGTCGCCAAGGTGCCCCCTTTCAGAAGGAAGACGCTGGTTCTGATTGGTGCGCAGGGCGTCGGGCGTCGCAGTCTCAAGAACAAGCTGCTGGTGCTCGATCCTCAGCGGTACGGCACCACCATCCCAT TCACCAGCCGAAAACCAAAGGTTGACGAGACAGACGGTCAGATGTATTCCTTCATGACACGCAACGAAATGGAGTGTGACATCAAAAACGGCCGTTTCCTGGAGCACGGCGAATACGACGGCAACTTGTACGGTACGAAAATCAACTCCATACACGAGGTGACGGAAATGGGAAAGATCTGCATCCTGGATGTCAACCCCCAG GCTCTCAAAATCCTACGGACGTCTGAGTTCCTGCCCTACGTGGTGTTCATCGAGGCTCCCGATTTTGAGGTCCTCAAGGCCATGAACAGGTCGGCGATCGAGTCAGGAGTGGTCACGAAACAGTTAACG GACTCGGAGCTCAAGAGGACGGTGGATGAGAGCGAGCGCATCAAGAGGGCTTACGGACATTACTTTGACCTCTGCATCGTCAACGACAGCCTAGAAGCCACGTTCCGAAGTCTCCGCTCCGCCATGGAAAAACTCTCAAACGGGCAACAGTGGGTGCCTGTCAGCTGGGTCTTTTGA
- the mpp2b gene encoding MAGUK p55 subfamily member 2b isoform X2, which translates to MHQALDTLSDSISSTTANDLDLIFLKGIMESPVAHERFEEPKLEAVRENNVELVQDILKELSPLAHRSQAADELVRILKEPHFQSLLETHDSVASKNYETPPPSPCTFMDAALNNQPVPPDAVRMVGIRKVAGEHLGVTFRVESGELVIARILHGGMIDQQGLLHVGDIIKEVNGKEVGNDPKVLQEMLKEASGSVVLKILPSYQEPHTPRQAFVKCHFDYDPSHDTLIPCKEAGLRFCSGDILQIFNQEDLNWWQACHIQGGSAGLIPSQLLEEKRKAFVKRDLELVTSGPLCAGMGGKKKKKMMYLTTKNAEFDRHELRIYEEVAKVPPFRRKTLVLIGAQGVGRRSLKNKLLVLDPQRYGTTIPFTSRKPKVDETDGQMYSFMTRNEMECDIKNGRFLEHGEYDGNLYGTKINSIHEVTEMGKICILDVNPQALKILRTSEFLPYVVFIEAPDFEVLKAMNRSAIESGVVTKQLTDSELKRTVDESERIKRAYGHYFDLCIVNDSLEATFRSLRSAMEKLSNGQQWVPVSWVF; encoded by the exons ATGCATCAGGCTTTGGACACGCTGAGTGACAGCATCAGCTCGACAACTGCCAACGACCTGGACCTCATCTTCCTCAAAGGCATCATGGAGAGCCCAGTG GCTCACGAGCGCTTTGAGGAGCCCAAGCTGGAGGCGGTGAGGGAGAACAACGTGGAGCTGGTCCAGGACATCCTCAAGGAGCTCAGCCCACTGGCGCACAGGAGCCAGGCAGCCGACGAGCTGGTCCGCATCCTGAAGGAGCCTCACTTTCAG TCGCTCCTGGAGACTCATGACTCCGTGGCCTCTAAAAACTACGAGACTCCGCCTCCCAGCCCTTGTACTTTCATGGACGCAGCCCTTAACAACCAACCGGTGCCGCCTGACGCCGTGAGGATGGTGGGCATCCGCAAGGTGGCCGGCGAGCACCTG GGAGTGACCTTCCGCGTGGAGAGCGGCGAGCTGGTGATCGCCAGAATCCTGCACGGCGGCATGATCGACCAGCAAGGTCTGCTCCACGTGGGGGACATCATCAAGGAGGTGAACGGCAAGGAGGTGGGCAACGACCCCAAAGTCCTGCAGGAGATGCTGAAGGAGGCGAGCGGCAGCGTGGTCCTGAAGATCCTGCCCAGCTATCAGGAGCCACACACACCCAGACAG GCTTTTGTCAAATGTCACTTTGACTACGACCCGTCGCACGATACCCTGATTCCATGTAAAGAGGCTGGACTGAGATTCTGCAGCGGAGACATTCTGCAGATTTTCAATCAGGAAGACCTGAACTGGTGGCAG GCCTGCCACATCCAGGGAGGGAGCGCCGGTTTGATTCCGAGTCAGCTCCTCGAGGAGAAGAGGAAAGCGTTTGTGAAACGAGATCTGGAGCTCGTCACTTCAG GACCTTTGTGTGCTGGAATGGgtggcaagaagaagaaaaagatgatGTATTTAACTACCAAGAACGCAG AATTTGATCGTCACGAGCTGCGGATCTACGAGGAGGTCGCCAAGGTGCCCCCTTTCAGAAGGAAGACGCTGGTTCTGATTGGTGCGCAGGGCGTCGGGCGTCGCAGTCTCAAGAACAAGCTGCTGGTGCTCGATCCTCAGCGGTACGGCACCACCATCCCAT TCACCAGCCGAAAACCAAAGGTTGACGAGACAGACGGTCAGATGTATTCCTTCATGACACGCAACGAAATGGAGTGTGACATCAAAAACGGCCGTTTCCTGGAGCACGGCGAATACGACGGCAACTTGTACGGTACGAAAATCAACTCCATACACGAGGTGACGGAAATGGGAAAGATCTGCATCCTGGATGTCAACCCCCAG GCTCTCAAAATCCTACGGACGTCTGAGTTCCTGCCCTACGTGGTGTTCATCGAGGCTCCCGATTTTGAGGTCCTCAAGGCCATGAACAGGTCGGCGATCGAGTCAGGAGTGGTCACGAAACAGTTAACG GACTCGGAGCTCAAGAGGACGGTGGATGAGAGCGAGCGCATCAAGAGGGCTTACGGACATTACTTTGACCTCTGCATCGTCAACGACAGCCTAGAAGCCACGTTCCGAAGTCTCCGCTCCGCCATGGAAAAACTCTCAAACGGGCAACAGTGGGTGCCTGTCAGCTGGGTCTTTTGA
- the pyyb gene encoding peptide YYb, which translates to MLRPCMMLAALLMCLLVFWSGLADAYPPKPESPGTNASPEEWAKYQAAVRHYVNLITRQRYGKRSSPEGAMAWLLFGADPSQDTEPRLDYNSGW; encoded by the exons ATGCTGAGACCGTGCATGATGCTCGCCGCACTCCTCATGTGCTTGTTGGTGTTTTGGAGCGGCTTGGCCGACGCCTACCCTCCCAAACCCGAGAGTCCCGGCACCAACGCTTCCCCGGAGGAGTGGGCCAAGTACCAGGCCGCCGTCAGGCATTATGTCAACCTCATCACCAGGCAGAG ataTGGGAAAAGGTCATCCCCTGAGGGAGCGATGGCCTGGCTGCTTTTTGGTGCAGATCCAAGCCAAGACACTGAACCACG ttTGGACTATAACAGTGGATGGTAA
- the tut1 gene encoding speckle targeted PIP5K1A-regulated poly(A) polymerase produces the protein MESKSDIKTTPSGFHCVLCNVNLPNQSSVDQHVKGRKHQTLSNVRTTRKTQEQHSVFVSGIKPEISEVDLVDYFQQFGAVSDVIVDKDKGVFAIVQFNQTESIQAALSCVEHKMKGLKLRVKPREKKEFKFIPKMKCDLQNLQQVLDHLKPQLCQLPSVNAQMQYIEDRFQLADTEKKARNLLVQLLQEVFVEFFPDSQILPFGSSVNTFGIHACDLDLVLDLENTKVFQARAKCTSEAVECMSDDGHSEDSILSDIDLSTASPAEILDLVATILRRCVPSVHKVHVVSSARLPVVKFHHRELNLQGDITINNSLAVRNTRFLQLCSGIDERLRPLVFTIRYWAKQNQLAGNPSGSGPLLNNYALTLLVIFFLQNCEPPVLPTVARLKDMACEEEECVIEGWNCTFPSQPIAVPPSGNSQDLCTLLAGFFSFYAKFDFASSVISLREGDAMPVTDFSHKNNEEENPTKRGPKLGPLNVLDPFELSHNVAGNLNERSQRCFQKACQDAEKYCRSLQYLQKSTKGKSWGLVRLFTPNGGVAQTKEDELKISIPFKPSTLPKALRTAKDDFRPVWFEKVCAAVKQIFHSVLRCDLTVSSGFGFSGDSAADVSAEMDTSSGSLDTSVNGSMEHPAAVGAKRRLSAADDDMPVSPQGKKPRMSKRGKRDPPYWLWGQKHAVWAGRRKVRRELIKDTDLRPEGSCMQLEAQVTDRIIEKEVALERPLEFKIQPHMVGEAESTKVVLSLEPCSDPAGVVQDLVHFLEAFLPKMVESLLEKEAEEAEKMGHHC, from the exons ATGGAATCCAAAAGCGACATTAAAACGACGCCTAGCGGTTTTCACTGTGTCTTATGCAACGTCAACCTACCAAACC AATCAAGTGTGGATCAGCACGTCAAAGGTCGAAAGCACCAAACATTAAGCAATGTGCGAACCACCAGGAAGACCCAGGAGCAGCACAGCGTGTTTGTCAGCGGCATAAAACCGGAGATCTCAGAGGTTGACCTGGTGGACTACTTCCAGCAATTTGGAGCCGTTTCCGACGTTATCGTGGACAAAGATAAA GGCGTCTTTGCCATTGTGCAATTCAACCAGACAGAGAGCATTCAGGCTGCCTTGTCCTGCGTCGAGCACAAAATGAAAGGACTCAAGCTGCGCGTCAAACCCCGGGAGAAGAAGGAATTCAAGTTCATCCCCAAAATGAAATGTGACCTGCAGAACTTGCAGCAAGTTTTGGATCACCTAAAACCACAACTCTGTCAGCTTCCTTCT GTTAATGCTCAGATGCAGTACATTGAGGACCGGTTCCAGCTTGCAGATACTGAGAAAAAGGCTCGAAACTTGCTGGTGCAACTCTTGCAGGAGGTGTTTGTGGAGTTTTTTCCAG ATAGCCAGATTTTGCCATTCGGCTCGTCCGTCAACACGTTTGGCATTCACGCCTGTGACCTGGACTTGGTTCTGGACTTGGAGAACACAAAAGTCTTCCAGGCCCGTGCCAAGTGTACATCAGAG GCAGTCGAGTGCATGTCAGATGATGGCCACTCGGAGGACTCCATCCTGTCTGACATCGACCTGTCCACGGCCTCCCCCGCCGAGATTCTAGACCTGGTGGCGACCATCTTGAGGCGCTGCGTGCCCAGTGTGCACAAAGTCCACGTGGTCAGCAGTGCCCGCCTCCCGGTGGTCAAATTTCATCACCGCGAGCTCAACTTGCAAGGGGACATCACGATCAACAACAG TCTGGCCGTAAGGAACACCCGCTTCCTTCAGCTATGCTCAGGAATAGACGAGAGACTGAGGCCTCTGGTGTTCACAATACGCTACTGGGCCAAACAGAACCAACTGGCAG GTAACCCCAGCGGTTCCGGTCCACTGCTCAACAACTATGCTTTGACGCTGCTTGTCATCTTCTTCCTGCAAAATTGTGAGCCTCCCGTTCTCCCCACTGTGGCGCGCCTCAAAGACATGGCCT GTGAGGAAGAGGAATGTGTGATTGAAGGATGGAACTGCACCTTCCCCAGTCAGCCCATCGCGGTGCCCCCCAGTGGAAACAGCCAGGATCTCT GCACCCTTTTGGCTGGTTTCTTCTCCTTCTATGCCAAGTTTGATTTTGCAAGTAGTGTTATATCATTGCGGGAGGGGGATGCAATGCCAGTCACAGACTTTAGTCACAAAAATAACGAGGAGGAAAACCCCACTAAGCGTGGACCTAAACTGGGCCCCCTCAATGTTTTGGATCCCTTTGAGCTTTCCCACAACGTAGCAGGGAACTTGAATGAGCGCTCCCAGAGATGTTTCCAGAAGGCTTGCCAGGACGCCGAGAAGTACTGCCGCAGCCTCCAGTACTTGCAAAAGTCCACCAAAGGAAAGTCCTGGGGCCTTGTGCGTTTATTCACCCCCAACGGCGGAGTGGCGCAAACCAAAGAAGACGAGCTGAAAATCAGCATTCCGTTCAAACCATCCACACTTCCCAAAGCCCTCCGCACGGCCAAAGATGATTTCCGCCCGGTGTGGTTCGAAAAGGTGTGCGCTGCTGTGAAGCAGATCTTCCACAGTGTCCTCAGATGTGACCTCACTGTCTCATCGGGTTTTGGCTTTTCTGGGGATTCGGCCGCAGACGTCTCGGCAGAAATGGATACCAGTTCCGGGTCCCTCGACACGTCGGTAAACGGCAGCATGGAGCATCCCGCCGCGGTGGGCGCCAAGCGGCGACTCTCTGCTGCCGACGACGACATGCCGGTTTCCCCTCAAGGCAAAAAACCGAGGATGTCCAAAAGGGGCAAGCGGGATCCCCCCTACTGGCTGTGGGGCCAGAAACACGCCGTGTGGGCCGGCAGGAGAAAAGTACGGCGTGAACTAATCAAAGACACCGACCTGAGGCCCGAAGGCAGCTGCATGCAGCTCGAGGCCCAAGTCACAGATCGCATCATTGAGAAAGAAGTGGCGCTCGAGAGACCGCTGGAGTTCAAGATTCAGCCCCACATGGTGGGTGAGGCAGAAAGCACAAAGGTCGTGTTGAGCTTGGAGCCGTGCAGCGACCCAGCTGGAGTTGTTCAGGACTTGGTTCATTTTCTTGAAGCTTTCCTTCCCAAGATGGTGGAGTCGCTGCTGGAGAAAGAAGCTGAAGAAGCGGAGAAAATGGGACATCACTgttaa